One window of the Benincasa hispida cultivar B227 chromosome 3, ASM972705v1, whole genome shotgun sequence genome contains the following:
- the LOC120073559 gene encoding uncharacterized protein LOC120073559 has translation MKDYDCEILYHLGKANVVADALSRKTTHSTVLITKQVYLCNDLKQAKIAVAVREDTELTGRLCVPADNGLRSELLAEVHSSLFSIHPGSTKIYQDLKQYYWWSNMKRETVDYLSKCLVCQQVKAPRQKPGSLLQPLNVPKWK, from the exons ATGAAGGATTACGATTGTGAGATTTTGTACCATCTAGGCAAGGCGaatgtggtagctgatgctCTCAGTAGGAAGACAACTCATTCGACTGTCTTGATCACCAAACAAGTCTATCTATGTAATGATCTGAAACAGGCAAAAATCGCAGTGGCAGTGAGGGAAGACACTGAGTTGACG GGACGGTTATGCGTACCTGCAGATAATGGTCTTAGGAGTGAATTGTTGGCAGAAGTTCATAGCTCCCTATTCTCAATACATCCTGGTAGTACCAAGATATATCAAGATTTGAAGCAGTATTATTGGTGGTCTAATATGAAAAGGGAGACAGTTGATTATCTCAGCAAATGTTTAGTCTGTCAGCAAGTGAAGGCTCCAAGGCAAAAACCAGGGAGTTTGTTACAACCATTGAATGTACCTAAATGGAAATAG